A genome region from Mycobacterium sp. 3519A includes the following:
- a CDS encoding TetR/AcrR family transcriptional regulator encodes MAAAVKREYRSDLRAAQAVETRRRIVATAARLFVENGYGATTVDAVAEAAGVSRKTVFTAVGSKLELLTTAVDWAVAGDDEPLPVADRTEMRDLLQQRDPTVLLTGLARSITAVGGRVAPLYGAVEVAAGMDPAARAVIENAHRRRLVDARKVVDRLRDLDALTGDLTFEEAVDLVWLATDPTLFDRLVRMRGWTAARFEEWLADDLCRQLLGG; translated from the coding sequence ATGGCTGCCGCTGTCAAGCGCGAGTACCGATCCGACCTGCGGGCCGCCCAGGCGGTCGAGACCCGACGCCGCATCGTGGCCACCGCGGCGCGACTGTTCGTCGAAAACGGCTACGGCGCGACGACCGTCGACGCGGTCGCCGAAGCCGCAGGCGTCAGCCGTAAGACGGTGTTCACCGCGGTCGGAAGCAAGCTCGAACTGCTCACCACTGCGGTCGACTGGGCGGTGGCCGGCGACGACGAGCCCCTTCCGGTGGCCGACCGCACCGAGATGCGCGACCTGCTGCAACAGCGTGATCCCACGGTGTTGCTGACCGGGCTGGCGCGTTCGATCACCGCGGTCGGCGGTCGCGTCGCGCCGCTGTACGGCGCTGTGGAAGTGGCCGCGGGTATGGACCCGGCCGCCCGCGCGGTGATCGAGAACGCCCACCGCCGCCGCCTCGTCGACGCCCGCAAGGTGGTCGACAGACTGCGCGATCTCGACGCACTGACCGGCGACCTCACCTTCGAGGAGGCCGTCGACCTGGTGTGGCTGGCCACCGATCCGACACTGTTCGACCGGCTGGTCCGGATGCGGGGCTGGACCGCGGCGCGGTTCGAGGAATGGCTGGCCGACGACCTGTGTCGTCAGCTGCTCGGCGGGTAA
- a CDS encoding NAD(P)/FAD-dependent oxidoreductase: MRTVVTGAGPTGLVMAIGLARRGREVIVVDRDPGPPPGNDDVWHRKGVMQFQHAHTFRRQVVDALGTEMPDVLDSLVAAGAQLAQSADGRPVAMLCRRATFERVLHAHAATQPGVTLKCGHIDRVERDRGSVVGVSVDGVTVPCDLVIDASGRSSRFTDGIRPQAEGEDCGAVYVTRQYRLRDPADTGPMNSPIGLSLSLSGYLAIAFLHDNGAFSITFTHDGTDKRLRMMRHDEVFDDAVRTIPRLSKWIDPTRAQAVSRALPGGRLYNSYRGQLDAAGRPALPGLISVGDAVCTTTPLAGRGVALALMQARALLGILDHEGADIAAATMQFDGWCTDHIRPWFEDHRYTDADRMRRWAGGDVDLGHRLPSDLIVAAAAVDHRLADLASGYATMDALPASLGPAHAGARDIYAGGWRPPVADGPSRAELSEVVSRTPAAA, from the coding sequence GTGCGAACAGTCGTGACGGGGGCGGGGCCGACCGGGTTGGTCATGGCGATCGGGTTGGCCCGCCGGGGCCGTGAGGTGATAGTGGTCGACCGCGACCCCGGCCCGCCGCCCGGAAATGACGACGTGTGGCATCGCAAGGGGGTGATGCAGTTTCAGCATGCGCACACGTTCCGGCGTCAGGTCGTCGATGCGCTCGGCACCGAGATGCCCGATGTGCTTGACAGCCTCGTCGCCGCAGGCGCGCAACTGGCCCAAAGCGCCGACGGCAGACCGGTGGCGATGTTGTGCCGCCGGGCCACCTTCGAGCGGGTGTTACATGCGCACGCGGCCACGCAACCCGGCGTCACGCTGAAATGTGGGCACATCGACCGCGTCGAGCGGGACCGCGGCAGCGTCGTCGGCGTCTCGGTGGACGGCGTGACGGTGCCGTGCGACTTGGTGATCGACGCGTCCGGGCGGTCCAGCCGATTCACCGACGGCATCCGGCCGCAGGCCGAGGGCGAGGACTGCGGCGCGGTGTACGTCACGCGGCAGTATCGGCTGCGCGACCCCGCCGACACCGGGCCGATGAACTCCCCGATCGGCCTGTCGCTGAGCCTGTCCGGCTATCTGGCCATCGCGTTCCTGCACGACAACGGCGCGTTCTCCATCACGTTCACCCATGACGGCACAGACAAGCGGCTGCGGATGATGCGTCACGACGAGGTGTTCGACGACGCGGTGCGGACCATTCCGCGGCTGTCCAAATGGATCGATCCGACTCGCGCACAGGCGGTTTCACGCGCGCTTCCCGGCGGACGGCTGTACAACAGCTACCGGGGACAGCTCGATGCGGCGGGCCGGCCCGCCCTGCCCGGGCTGATCTCCGTCGGCGACGCGGTCTGTACGACCACGCCGTTGGCGGGCCGTGGGGTCGCGCTGGCGTTGATGCAGGCGCGCGCGCTGCTCGGGATACTCGACCACGAGGGTGCCGACATAGCCGCGGCCACAATGCAATTCGACGGCTGGTGTACCGACCACATCCGGCCGTGGTTCGAGGACCACCGGTACACCGACGCCGACCGGATGCGGAGATGGGCGGGCGGCGACGTCGACCTCGGCCATCGCCTGCCGTCCGATTTGATTGTGGCTGCCGCCGCCGTCGACCACCGACTGGCCGACCTCGCCAGCGGCTACGCCACGATGGACGCACTGCCCGCGAGCCTGGGCCCTGCCCATGCCGGTGCCCGCGACATCTACGCGGGCGGCTGGCGCCCGCCGGTCGCCGACGGGCCGAGCAGGGCCGAACTCAGCGAGGTGGTGTCCAGGACACCGGCAGCCGCTTGA
- a CDS encoding cytochrome P450, with amino-acid sequence MGIAARVNGTAPPDVPLSDVNLGSWEFWALDDDIRDGAFATLRREAPISFHPAYVVDPTLEVAGHWAVTRYDDVFYASRHPEIFSSAKGIVIGDQNPDLAEYFGSMIAMDDPRHTRLRNIVRSAFTPRVLALIEDSVRDRARRLVEAMVRDHPDGTGEVVAQLAGPLPLQIICDMMGIAEEDHERVFHWTNVILGFGDPDIATDPDEFFNVAVEIGAFASALADERRAHPGEDLTTSLVQAEVDGERLTSAEVASFFILLVVAGNETTRNAISHGVLALSRHPEQRDDWWSNYPEVAPTAVEEIVRWASPVAYMRRTTTCDTELGGVELRAGEKVTLWYGSANRDESKFADPWRFDVRRHPNPHVGFGGGGAHFCLGANLARREITLAFEELHRQIPDITATEEPDRLQSAFIHGIKRLPVSWTPPR; translated from the coding sequence GTGGGTATCGCGGCGCGCGTGAACGGGACGGCTCCCCCGGATGTGCCGCTCTCCGACGTCAACCTCGGGTCATGGGAGTTCTGGGCGCTCGACGACGACATCCGCGACGGCGCGTTCGCCACTCTGCGCCGCGAGGCGCCGATCTCCTTTCACCCGGCCTACGTCGTGGACCCGACGCTCGAAGTCGCCGGTCACTGGGCGGTCACCCGCTACGACGACGTCTTCTACGCCAGCCGCCACCCGGAGATCTTCAGCTCCGCCAAAGGCATCGTGATCGGCGACCAGAACCCGGACCTGGCGGAATACTTCGGCTCGATGATCGCGATGGACGACCCACGGCACACCCGCTTGCGCAACATCGTCCGCAGCGCGTTCACGCCAAGGGTGCTGGCGCTGATCGAGGACTCGGTGCGGGACCGCGCGCGCCGGTTGGTCGAAGCGATGGTCCGTGACCATCCCGACGGCACCGGCGAAGTGGTGGCGCAACTTGCCGGCCCGCTGCCGCTGCAGATCATCTGCGACATGATGGGCATCGCCGAGGAGGACCACGAACGGGTCTTCCACTGGACGAACGTGATCCTGGGCTTCGGCGACCCCGACATCGCGACGGACCCCGACGAGTTCTTCAACGTCGCCGTCGAGATCGGTGCGTTCGCGTCGGCGCTTGCCGACGAGCGGCGTGCCCACCCAGGCGAGGACCTGACCACCAGCCTGGTGCAGGCCGAGGTCGACGGCGAACGGCTTACGTCGGCGGAGGTCGCGTCGTTCTTCATCCTGCTTGTCGTCGCGGGCAACGAGACCACCCGCAACGCCATCAGCCACGGCGTGCTCGCGCTGAGCCGGCATCCCGAACAGCGCGACGACTGGTGGTCGAACTATCCCGAGGTGGCGCCGACGGCCGTCGAGGAGATCGTCCGGTGGGCGTCCCCGGTGGCCTACATGCGCCGCACCACCACCTGCGACACCGAGTTGGGCGGCGTCGAACTGCGCGCCGGTGAGAAGGTCACCCTGTGGTACGGGTCAGCCAATCGCGACGAGTCGAAGTTCGCCGACCCGTGGCGGTTCGACGTGCGGCGCCACCCCAACCCGCACGTCGGATTCGGCGGCGGCGGTGCGCATTTCTGCCTCGGCGCCAACCTGGCTCGCCGCGAGATCACCTTGGCGTTCGAGGAACTGCACCGGCAGATACCCGACATCACCGCCACCGAGGAACCAGATCGGCTGCAGTCGGCGTTCATTCACGGCATCAAGCGGCTGCCGGTGTCCTGGACACCACCTCGCTGA
- a CDS encoding NAD(P)/FAD-dependent oxidoreductase: MRNPHAGQPFTTSDEQIAEALLDVSIPTLMLSLVHMSGDPGLIRGELKPAGVFLNEVQGFMSEEDKAAVRKIALEVIADYRDRGCPEPEPIGPELLQEMMQWLVCEPVPPEYVPMLLEEMELDGRDSRAVPGTPTDFPVVVIGCGESGLLAGIRLKEAGIPFTIVEKNAGVGGTWWQNTYPGARVDVGNHFYCYSFEPTDQWTHFFAEQPELQAYFQAVLDKHDIGRHVRWETEVTEAVWDDDTATWTVWARDRSGATTTLTARAVISAVGQLDRPNVPDISGQQTFGGPAFHSSQWDHSVDLRGKRVALIGAGASGFQIAPAIADTVEQLTVFQRTAQWMFPNPNYHEPVGPGVQWALRHLPFYGRWYRFLLFWPGCDKGLAAAYVDPDYPEQQNAVSEINELTRIMFTEWISSQVGDDAELLAKVLPDYPATGKRTLQDNGSWLRTLTRDNVELVRTSIDHIESDAVVDADANRYPADVILYATGFQATRMLWPMKIVGRGGEVLAERWGERPSAFLGITAPGFPNFFCMYGPGTNLASGGSLIFHSECQMRYITQCLELLIDGGHRWMEPTEERTADWVDRTQAEMRKLVWSQPSIKHSFYKNRFGEVYGLSPWRLVDYWTWTRVPNPDDFVFR, encoded by the coding sequence GTGCGTAACCCACATGCAGGGCAACCGTTTACGACGTCCGACGAGCAGATCGCCGAGGCGCTGCTGGACGTCAGCATCCCGACGCTGATGCTCTCGCTGGTGCACATGTCGGGTGATCCGGGGCTGATCCGCGGTGAACTCAAACCCGCGGGCGTGTTCCTCAACGAAGTGCAGGGCTTCATGTCCGAGGAGGACAAGGCCGCGGTCCGCAAGATCGCGCTCGAGGTGATCGCCGACTACCGCGACCGCGGCTGCCCGGAACCCGAACCGATCGGGCCGGAGCTACTGCAGGAGATGATGCAGTGGCTGGTTTGCGAGCCGGTGCCGCCGGAGTACGTGCCGATGCTGCTCGAGGAGATGGAACTCGACGGCAGGGACAGTCGAGCGGTGCCGGGCACTCCGACTGATTTCCCGGTGGTGGTCATCGGCTGCGGGGAATCCGGTCTGCTGGCCGGCATCCGGCTCAAAGAGGCGGGCATACCGTTCACGATTGTGGAGAAGAACGCGGGCGTTGGCGGAACCTGGTGGCAGAACACCTATCCGGGCGCCCGGGTCGACGTCGGAAATCACTTCTACTGCTACAGCTTTGAGCCCACCGACCAGTGGACCCACTTCTTCGCCGAGCAGCCCGAACTGCAGGCCTATTTCCAGGCGGTGCTGGACAAGCACGACATCGGCAGGCATGTGCGGTGGGAGACCGAGGTGACCGAAGCGGTGTGGGACGACGACACCGCCACCTGGACGGTGTGGGCCCGCGACCGCAGCGGAGCGACGACGACGCTCACGGCGCGCGCGGTGATCAGCGCCGTCGGACAACTCGACCGGCCGAACGTGCCGGACATCAGCGGACAGCAGACGTTCGGGGGCCCGGCGTTTCACTCGTCGCAGTGGGACCACTCGGTGGATCTGCGCGGTAAGCGTGTTGCGCTGATCGGCGCGGGCGCAAGCGGTTTCCAGATCGCTCCCGCGATCGCCGACACGGTGGAGCAGTTGACGGTGTTCCAGCGCACCGCGCAGTGGATGTTCCCGAATCCCAACTATCACGAACCGGTCGGGCCGGGGGTGCAGTGGGCGTTGCGGCATCTGCCGTTCTACGGCCGGTGGTACCGGTTCCTGCTGTTCTGGCCGGGCTGCGACAAGGGTTTGGCCGCCGCCTACGTCGACCCGGACTATCCGGAGCAACAGAATGCGGTCAGCGAGATCAACGAGCTCACGCGGATCATGTTCACCGAGTGGATCAGCAGTCAGGTCGGCGACGACGCCGAGTTGCTGGCCAAGGTGCTGCCCGACTACCCGGCGACGGGCAAACGCACCCTGCAGGACAACGGAAGCTGGCTGCGGACGCTGACCCGCGACAACGTCGAACTGGTCAGGACAAGCATCGACCACATCGAATCCGACGCGGTCGTGGACGCCGACGCAAACCGCTATCCGGCCGATGTCATCCTGTACGCCACCGGATTTCAGGCGACCAGGATGCTGTGGCCCATGAAAATCGTTGGGCGCGGTGGCGAGGTGCTGGCCGAGCGGTGGGGGGAGCGGCCGTCGGCCTTCCTTGGCATCACCGCGCCCGGTTTCCCGAACTTCTTCTGCATGTACGGCCCAGGCACCAACCTGGCCAGCGGCGGCAGCCTGATCTTTCATTCAGAATGCCAAATGCGTTACATCACACAGTGTTTGGAGCTGCTGATCGACGGCGGGCACCGCTGGATGGAGCCTACTGAAGAGAGGACCGCCGACTGGGTCGACCGCACCCAGGCCGAGATGCGCAAACTGGTGTGGTCACAACCGTCGATCAAGCACTCGTTCTACAAGAACCGCTTCGGCGAGGTCTACGGCCTGAGCCCATGGCGACTCGTCGACTACTGGACCTGGACGCGCGTACCGAACCCCGACGACTTCGTTTTCCGGTAA
- a CDS encoding nuclear transport factor 2 family protein, with protein sequence MGQWSRQELEDAFAAYQRDVVEVGKTWDWASYADHFTEDAKYVEHALGNMEGRDTIREWIVSTMNQFPGSEMPSYPVEWYSIDTDKGWVIFKNINTMKDPGDGSVHGAAVITVLEYAGDGKWSYEEDAYNPMNFLMMIQGYVKRCHELGTLSDDARAFAKNMNWELA encoded by the coding sequence ATGGGTCAGTGGTCACGGCAGGAACTCGAAGACGCGTTTGCGGCGTATCAGCGTGACGTGGTCGAGGTCGGCAAGACATGGGACTGGGCAAGCTACGCCGACCATTTCACCGAGGACGCGAAATACGTCGAGCACGCGTTGGGGAACATGGAGGGCCGCGACACCATCCGCGAGTGGATCGTCTCGACCATGAACCAGTTTCCCGGCAGCGAGATGCCGTCCTATCCGGTGGAGTGGTATTCGATCGACACCGACAAGGGCTGGGTCATCTTCAAGAACATCAACACGATGAAGGACCCCGGCGACGGCAGTGTGCACGGCGCGGCGGTGATCACCGTGCTCGAGTATGCGGGCGACGGCAAGTGGAGCTACGAGGAAGACGCGTACAATCCGATGAACTTCCTGATGATGATCCAGGGCTACGTCAAGCGCTGCCACGAACTGGGCACGCTGTCCGACGACGCCCGCGCGTTCGCCAAGAACATGAATTGGGAACTGGCGTAA
- a CDS encoding glycosyltransferase family 39 protein, translated as MTEVIADVSRGRRTEPFAAAAVLSIAAVTTVLHCAASMLGRGYWFDEVYMLAIGRYHLDWGSADQPPLAPVLAALADTVAPDSLTALRIPVVLATAAGVVFAGLIARELGCDRRAQALTAAAQATGVWTTLFGHWLTPCAREPAKWLLAIWLLVRWVRVRDDRLLLALGAVVGVAALTKFQVVLLCLVLVIAVAAAVLRHQPQLRILPAADRGPRHAALHRA; from the coding sequence GTGACCGAAGTCATAGCCGACGTCAGTCGCGGCAGGAGGACCGAACCGTTCGCCGCGGCCGCGGTGCTTTCGATAGCCGCCGTCACGACCGTATTGCATTGCGCGGCAAGCATGTTGGGTCGCGGCTACTGGTTCGACGAGGTGTACATGCTGGCGATCGGGCGCTATCACCTGGACTGGGGTTCCGCCGATCAGCCTCCGCTGGCGCCGGTATTGGCCGCGTTGGCGGACACAGTCGCGCCGGATTCGCTGACCGCGCTTCGGATACCGGTTGTACTGGCGACGGCGGCCGGGGTCGTCTTTGCCGGTCTCATCGCCCGCGAACTCGGGTGCGACCGGCGCGCGCAGGCACTCACCGCGGCGGCGCAGGCGACAGGGGTCTGGACCACACTGTTCGGCCACTGGCTGACGCCCTGTGCGCGCGAACCCGCCAAGTGGTTGTTGGCGATCTGGCTACTGGTGCGCTGGGTGCGGGTGCGCGACGACCGGTTGTTGCTCGCGCTCGGGGCGGTCGTCGGCGTCGCGGCATTGACCAAATTCCAGGTCGTGCTGCTGTGCCTGGTGCTGGTGATAGCTGTGGCGGCCGCCGTCCTACGGCACCAACCGCAGCTACGGATACTTCCCGCCGCCGACCGAGGGCCACGACACGCTGCTCTACATCGGGCGTGA
- a CDS encoding SRPBCC family protein produces MQGSATVTMAAPADKVWDLIADVRNTGKFSPEVMEAEWLDGATGPALGARFRGHVKRNEIGPVYWTTCRVTACEPGREFGFDVLVGDKAANTWHYRLSPVEGGTEVTESFKMPESLFTTLFGILGGQLRQRRNIRDMRTTLERIKAVVEAPEGG; encoded by the coding sequence ATGCAAGGATCGGCAACCGTGACCATGGCTGCGCCCGCGGACAAGGTATGGGACCTCATCGCCGACGTCCGCAACACCGGCAAGTTCTCGCCCGAAGTGATGGAGGCCGAATGGCTCGACGGCGCAACAGGTCCCGCGCTCGGCGCACGCTTCCGCGGCCACGTCAAGCGCAACGAGATCGGACCGGTGTACTGGACCACCTGCCGGGTGACCGCGTGTGAGCCTGGTCGCGAATTCGGTTTCGACGTGCTGGTCGGTGACAAGGCGGCCAACACCTGGCACTACCGGCTCAGCCCTGTCGAGGGCGGCACCGAGGTGACCGAGTCGTTCAAGATGCCCGAAAGCCTCTTCACGACGCTGTTCGGGATCCTGGGCGGTCAGCTACGCCAGCGCCGCAACATCCGCGATATGCGAACCACCCTCGAGCGCATCAAAGCCGTTGTCGAAGCGCCCGAGGGTGGCTGA
- a CDS encoding serine hydrolase: protein MTARLCALAIAAALLLTTCGCGQSPPPQPTGSSPAPAKPIADALAKRLDAAVDQAMSAAAVPGAIVGIWGPDGDYVRAFGVADKATQAPMRADFYSRIGSVTKTFTVTALLQLADQGKLNLDDLVAEFVDGVPLGDRITLRQLARMQSGLFNYSASPEFQQAIFADPHRAFTPRELLSYAFAQPNQFPAGQKFEYSNTNTVLIGLVVQKVSGEPLADYIGNHILTPLGLNHTSFPAGNEFSDPHAQGYTEGADGKEAVATDWNPSWAWAAGAMISTLDDMRAWSVALATGKLLTPQMQEQRLQTVGSPGMPPQDGYGLGIFDLGGWIGHNGSLPGYQTVVVYLPEEQTSLVIMTNTDVGYRGGEASTALATAITKELTPDHVYSLGPQMPR, encoded by the coding sequence ATGACTGCTCGGCTATGTGCGCTCGCGATCGCGGCTGCGTTGCTGCTGACGACCTGTGGCTGCGGCCAATCACCGCCGCCGCAGCCGACCGGTAGCAGTCCCGCGCCCGCCAAGCCGATCGCCGACGCGCTTGCCAAGCGCCTCGACGCTGCTGTCGATCAGGCCATGTCGGCCGCGGCGGTGCCCGGCGCCATCGTCGGCATCTGGGGGCCGGACGGTGACTATGTCCGCGCCTTCGGGGTGGCCGACAAGGCGACACAGGCGCCGATGCGGGCCGATTTCTACAGTCGAATCGGCAGTGTCACAAAGACGTTCACGGTCACCGCGCTCCTGCAACTCGCCGATCAGGGAAAGCTGAACCTCGACGACTTGGTCGCCGAGTTCGTCGACGGCGTACCGCTTGGCGACCGGATCACGTTGCGGCAGTTGGCTCGGATGCAGAGCGGGTTGTTCAACTACAGCGCGTCACCAGAGTTCCAGCAGGCGATATTCGCCGATCCGCACCGTGCCTTCACGCCGCGCGAACTGCTGTCCTACGCCTTCGCGCAACCGAATCAGTTCCCTGCCGGGCAGAAGTTCGAGTACAGCAACACCAACACGGTCCTGATCGGCCTGGTGGTGCAAAAAGTCAGCGGAGAGCCGCTGGCCGACTACATCGGAAACCACATCCTGACGCCATTGGGGTTGAACCACACCAGCTTTCCGGCGGGCAACGAGTTCAGCGATCCGCATGCGCAGGGCTACACCGAAGGCGCGGACGGCAAGGAGGCCGTCGCCACCGATTGGAACCCGTCGTGGGCGTGGGCCGCAGGCGCGATGATCTCCACGCTCGACGATATGCGCGCCTGGTCGGTCGCGTTGGCGACCGGAAAGCTGTTGACCCCGCAGATGCAGGAGCAACGGTTGCAGACGGTCGGCTCCCCCGGGATGCCGCCTCAGGACGGTTACGGCCTTGGCATCTTCGATCTCGGCGGGTGGATCGGTCACAACGGCAGCCTGCCCGGATATCAGACCGTCGTGGTGTACCTGCCGGAAGAGCAGACGTCGCTGGTGATCATGACGAACACCGACGTCGGGTACCGCGGCGGTGAAGCAAGCACGGCCTTGGCGACCGCGATCACCAAAGAGCTGACGCCCGATCACGTTTATTCGCTCGGCCCGCAGATGCCGCGCTGA
- a CDS encoding DUF6188 family protein translates to MSDPWIRGCVVQRIMFRGGLVLNLDDNELVISVPFYLTLPKTARNDEEAVLIDPRAARPVERALFDFAGSVCTHASWDEDGSLHLGFSDGHEIHAHSDQHRTAWELYGKHHGYAACLARGQVRVVRHDLPEDESAER, encoded by the coding sequence ATGAGCGATCCGTGGATCCGGGGCTGTGTGGTTCAGCGGATCATGTTTCGCGGTGGACTGGTGCTCAACCTCGACGACAACGAACTTGTCATCTCGGTGCCCTTCTATCTCACGCTGCCCAAGACCGCCCGTAACGACGAGGAGGCGGTGTTGATCGATCCGAGGGCCGCCAGGCCTGTCGAACGGGCACTGTTCGACTTCGCGGGCTCGGTCTGCACCCATGCGAGCTGGGACGAGGACGGCAGCCTGCACCTAGGGTTCTCCGACGGCCACGAGATCCACGCGCACAGCGACCAGCACCGCACCGCATGGGAGCTCTATGGCAAACACCACGGATACGCCGCCTGCCTGGCGCGCGGGCAGGTCCGCGTCGTACGACATGACCTGCCGGAGGACGAATCGGCTGAGCGCTAG
- a CDS encoding TIGR03854 family LLM class F420-dependent oxidoreductase — protein MKIRFGIGLGADTGPEQLAGIVDHLEATGIDSLWFSELVYSKAVDPFVGMAFALARTTKLKVGTSVAVLPGRHPVLVAKQLASLAALAPKRVLPVFGLRSAIPAEREIFVVPDGERAAVFDESLRLLRSVLEQDDVAFEGEYFAVSAADVEPRPVKPLDLWLGGSAPAALRRLGQLGDGWLGSFLTPDAARGGREQILRAAAAAGREIEPDHFGINLAVCDGDVPGALAAAVRRRRPDVDPAELIASDWPQLHRQLDGYLAAGLTKFVIRPALHADVSAFIDRFVAELGPRQN, from the coding sequence GTGAAGATTCGGTTCGGCATCGGACTGGGCGCGGACACGGGTCCGGAACAACTGGCCGGCATCGTCGACCATCTGGAGGCGACTGGCATCGACTCGCTGTGGTTCTCGGAGTTGGTGTATTCCAAGGCCGTCGACCCGTTCGTCGGGATGGCTTTCGCGTTGGCCAGGACGACGAAGTTGAAGGTCGGCACGTCCGTCGCGGTGTTGCCCGGCCGGCACCCGGTGCTGGTGGCCAAACAGCTGGCGTCGTTGGCGGCGCTGGCGCCCAAGCGGGTGCTGCCCGTGTTCGGGCTGCGCTCGGCGATACCCGCGGAGCGTGAGATCTTCGTCGTGCCCGACGGCGAACGCGCGGCCGTCTTCGACGAATCGCTGCGGCTGTTGAGATCGGTTCTGGAACAAGACGATGTCGCGTTCGAGGGCGAGTACTTCGCGGTCAGCGCCGCCGACGTCGAACCGCGCCCGGTCAAGCCGCTGGACCTGTGGCTCGGCGGTTCGGCACCTGCGGCGCTTCGCCGCCTCGGGCAACTCGGCGACGGATGGCTCGGCAGTTTCCTCACCCCCGACGCGGCGCGCGGCGGCCGGGAGCAGATTCTGCGCGCCGCCGCCGCGGCAGGCCGCGAAATCGAACCTGACCACTTCGGCATCAACCTCGCTGTGTGCGACGGGGACGTGCCTGGCGCGCTGGCGGCAGCGGTCAGGCGGCGTCGGCCGGACGTCGATCCCGCCGAGTTGATCGCGAGCGATTGGCCACAGTTACACCGTCAACTGGACGGCTATCTGGCGGCGGGGTTGACCAAGTTCGTGATCCGGCCCGCCCTGCACGCGGACGTCTCCGCGTTCATCGACCGGTTCGTGGCCGAACTGGGTCCGCGGCAGAACTGA
- a CDS encoding protein disulfide oxidoreductase: MRRRFSRLTRSLVLSGVAALTFGLISAPAAVADDRLQFTGTTLSGAPFSGSSLAGKPAVLWFWTPWCPFCNAEAPNVSQVAAANPKVTFVGVAARSDVAAMQAFVSKYNLNFTNLNDADGSIWARYNVPWQPAYVFYRSDGSSTFVNNPTSAMPAQELSDRVAALA; this comes from the coding sequence ATGCGACGCAGATTTTCGCGACTGACCCGATCACTCGTGTTGAGCGGGGTCGCTGCCCTGACGTTCGGCTTGATCAGTGCACCCGCGGCGGTTGCCGACGACCGGCTGCAGTTCACCGGGACGACGTTGTCGGGCGCGCCGTTCTCCGGATCGAGCCTGGCGGGTAAGCCCGCGGTGTTGTGGTTCTGGACGCCGTGGTGCCCGTTCTGCAACGCCGAGGCGCCGAACGTCAGCCAGGTCGCCGCGGCCAATCCCAAAGTCACCTTCGTCGGGGTGGCGGCGCGCTCCGACGTGGCGGCGATGCAGGCCTTCGTCTCGAAGTACAACCTGAACTTCACCAACCTCAACGACGCCGACGGATCGATCTGGGCCCGCTACAACGTCCCGTGGCAACCGGCCTACGTCTTCTACCGGTCCGACGGATCGTCGACGTTCGTGAACAACCCCACCTCGGCCATGCCCGCCCAGGAGTTGTCCGACCGGGTCGCGGCGCTGGCCTAG